Proteins encoded within one genomic window of bacterium:
- the murD gene encoding UDP-N-acetylmuramoyl-L-alanine--D-glutamate ligase encodes MGKRISVLGLGKSGFSAAKLLIDLGAFVFVSDGQYNHILESRADILRNLGASVELGKHTETLYRLADEIVVSPGVPMDIEILEQAANLRPSLPIIPEIELGFRVSKGKIIGITGSNGKSTTVTLIGEILKAAGKDNNVVGNIGTPFCDVALSATSNTIHCIELSSFQLERIVDFRPFVACMLNLSADHLNRHSNEFNYFAAKERIFMNQVASDYSILSMDDAKVAMLAVKVLGRVMLFGRHDLNVTGCFVRNGVITMKNLKGKTIELIPCEQMGIPGPHNVSNACAAVACTIPFDIPEEAIRKALRGFKGLKHRLEKVGESKNVVFINDSKATNIDSLKVALESFKNNIILIAGGSDKGADFSDLTELVAKKVKHAILIGVTAEIIEKAWGRKIPIDREDSLSHAVKKASKLAHSGDIVLLSPGCASYDMFDNYEQRGEMFTQEVIKIIAHE; translated from the coding sequence TTGGGTAAGAGAATCTCTGTTTTAGGTCTTGGAAAAAGCGGTTTTTCAGCCGCTAAGCTCTTGATAGACCTTGGGGCTTTTGTTTTCGTGAGTGATGGCCAGTATAATCACATTCTCGAATCCCGGGCCGATATACTCAGGAATCTCGGCGCTTCCGTCGAGCTTGGAAAGCATACCGAAACATTATATCGTCTTGCCGACGAGATTGTGGTTTCTCCCGGTGTTCCAATGGACATAGAGATACTCGAGCAAGCGGCTAATCTCAGGCCTTCGCTTCCAATAATTCCGGAGATAGAACTCGGTTTTAGGGTTTCTAAAGGCAAAATCATAGGCATAACAGGAAGTAACGGAAAATCAACAACCGTTACACTAATTGGAGAAATATTGAAAGCTGCTGGCAAAGATAATAATGTTGTGGGCAATATTGGAACACCATTTTGTGATGTTGCGCTTTCAGCTACCTCAAACACCATTCATTGTATCGAGTTGTCGTCTTTTCAACTTGAAAGGATTGTCGATTTTCGACCTTTTGTGGCTTGTATGCTGAATTTGAGCGCAGATCACCTAAATAGACACAGCAATGAATTCAATTATTTCGCGGCAAAAGAAAGAATTTTTATGAATCAGGTCGCGAGCGACTACAGCATCCTCTCTATGGATGATGCCAAGGTTGCTATGTTAGCAGTTAAAGTCCTCGGGCGGGTGATGTTGTTTGGAAGGCATGACCTAAACGTAACAGGTTGTTTCGTCCGTAATGGTGTTATCACTATGAAAAATCTCAAAGGAAAAACAATCGAGCTTATTCCTTGCGAACAGATGGGTATTCCAGGGCCACATAATGTTTCCAATGCATGCGCAGCTGTGGCATGCACGATTCCATTCGATATCCCCGAAGAGGCCATAAGAAAAGCACTTCGTGGATTCAAGGGTCTTAAACACAGACTGGAGAAGGTTGGAGAGTCGAAGAATGTTGTTTTTATAAACGATAGCAAAGCAACTAATATCGATTCTCTCAAAGTTGCTTTGGAAAGTTTTAAGAACAACATAATCCTTATAGCCGGAGGTTCCGATAAAGGGGCCGATTTTAGCGATTTAACCGAATTGGTCGCTAAAAAGGTTAAACATGCAATTTTAATTGGTGTAACCGCTGAAATAATCGAAAAAGCTTGGGGCAGAAAAATCCCTATAGATCGAGAAGATTCGCTTTCCCATGCAGTAAAAAAGGCATCTAAGCTAGCCCACTCAGGGGATATTGTTCTCCTTTCACCGGGATGTGCTAGCTATGATATGTTCGACAATTATGAACAAAGAGGTGAGATGTTCACTCAAGAGGTAATAAAAATAATTGCTCATGAATAA
- the ftsW gene encoding putative lipid II flippase FtsW → MNNKFDKKLLFITVILLSFGVVMIYSATSIMCAKNSRIGDSSYYLKKELFRVAVGAIVMFAAAKIDYRKYKRLSWVFLGITSILVVATAIPSIAGDAVKGATRWIKIGNQSLQPSEFAKIALVIFLAEYLAKKAELLDDFWKGFAPAVAIVGFLVAFIVIQPNYGMAIALTIVTVIMFFVAGVPMRFLAYIGLPTAGILAFGMAHSDHARVRIVTFLQGGDPLGSGFQINQSLIAIGTGGLIGKGIGNGVQKLFYVPEIHTDFIFAVIGEELGFAGTIIVMALFLLFCWRGIKIAMRAPDRFGCNLAIGLVSMIFVYATLNVGVVLKLLPTTGIPLPFISYGGSALVVTMASCGILLNISSHATVSMEKTILLNDQNQIGSLNANDVRRRWNRRTLDPSIKYCSGTQVPPG, encoded by the coding sequence ATGAATAATAAGTTCGACAAAAAGCTTCTGTTTATAACGGTTATACTCCTATCTTTCGGAGTAGTAATGATTTACTCCGCTACAAGTATTATGTGCGCCAAGAATTCAAGGATCGGGGATTCCTCTTATTACCTAAAAAAAGAACTATTCCGTGTAGCTGTTGGAGCAATTGTGATGTTTGCTGCCGCGAAGATCGATTACAGGAAATATAAACGGTTATCATGGGTCTTTTTAGGAATAACTTCAATATTGGTAGTAGCTACTGCAATTCCATCTATTGCCGGGGATGCTGTTAAAGGTGCAACAAGATGGATTAAAATTGGCAATCAAAGCCTGCAGCCTTCGGAATTTGCCAAGATAGCTCTAGTTATCTTTCTAGCAGAATATCTTGCTAAAAAAGCAGAACTCTTAGATGATTTCTGGAAAGGTTTTGCCCCCGCTGTTGCAATTGTGGGCTTTTTAGTCGCTTTCATTGTTATACAACCAAATTATGGAATGGCTATAGCTTTAACAATAGTAACTGTCATTATGTTTTTCGTGGCTGGTGTTCCAATGAGGTTCCTAGCATATATAGGGTTACCCACTGCGGGTATTCTTGCCTTCGGAATGGCTCATTCCGATCATGCTCGCGTAAGAATTGTCACATTCTTACAGGGTGGTGACCCACTCGGCTCCGGATTCCAGATTAATCAATCCCTGATAGCTATCGGAACCGGAGGTTTAATCGGTAAAGGAATAGGCAATGGTGTCCAGAAGCTATTCTATGTGCCGGAAATTCACACCGATTTCATCTTCGCTGTCATTGGTGAAGAATTGGGTTTCGCAGGAACGATCATTGTAATGGCTCTATTCCTTCTTTTCTGTTGGAGAGGTATAAAAATTGCCATGCGTGCACCAGACAGGTTTGGATGCAATCTCGCTATCGGCCTTGTCTCGATGATTTTTGTCTATGCAACATTGAATGTAGGAGTGGTGCTGAAGCTATTACCTACAACGGGAATTCCATTACCTTTTATTAGTTATGGAGGTTCCGCTCTTGTGGTTACTATGGCTTCTTGTGGAATTTTACTGAATATCTCGTCTCACGCGACAGTTTCGATGGAGAAAACTATTTTATTAAACGATCAAAATCAGATTGGAAGTCTAAATGCGAATGATGTTCGCAGGCGGTGGAACAGGAGGACACTTGATCCCAGCATTAAATATTGCTCGGGAACTCAAGTTCCACCAGGCC